In a genomic window of Lycium ferocissimum isolate CSIRO_LF1 chromosome 9, AGI_CSIRO_Lferr_CH_V1, whole genome shotgun sequence:
- the LOC132029588 gene encoding 17.3 kDa class II heat shock protein, protein MDFRLMDIDNTPLFHTLQHMMDIAGDESDKPVNAPSRNYVRDAKAMAATPADVKEYPNSYVFIVDMPGLKSGDIKVQVEEDNLLMISGERKREEEKEGAKYIRMERRVGKLMRKFTLPENANTDAISAVCQDGVLTVTVQKLPPPEPKKPKTIEVKIA, encoded by the coding sequence atggaTTTTAGGCTGATGGATATCGACAACACACCATTGTTCCACACTCTCCAGCATATGATGGACATTGCCGGTGACGAATCTGACAAGCCAGTCAATGCCCCATCAAGGAACTACGTACGTGACGCCAAGGCCATGGCTGCCACACCAGCTGACGTGAAAGAATACCCAAATTCTTACGTCTTTATTGTTGATATGCCAGGTTTGAAATCTGGGGATATCAAGGTGCAGGTGGAAGAGGACAATTTGCTGATGATAAGTGGAGAAAGGAagagagaagaagagaaagaaggggcTAAGTATATCAGAATGGAGAGAAGGGTTGGGAAACTCATGAGGAAGTTTACACTGCCGGAGAATGCGAATACTGATGCAATTTCAGCTGTTTGTCAAGATGGGGTTTTGACTGTCACTGTTCAGAAGTTGCCTCCTCCTGAGCCAAAGAAACCCAAAACCATTGAGGTTAAAATTGCTTGA